The following nucleotide sequence is from Penaeus monodon isolate SGIC_2016 chromosome 29, NSTDA_Pmon_1, whole genome shotgun sequence.
TTTGAGATTTGCTTTTTACATAATCaggaatatattttattgtaaaaaacacattttatggTCAAGAATATCTTTATAGGCAAGAGTTTATTTCATAGTTGAGAATATATCCCAAAGTTGAGTATGTTATTTTATGGTTAAAGAATTATTGTACTGTAAAGATTGTTGTATCAACACTACCTGCCTTAATTAGATTTGTTTATCTTTCAGTTGTATCCACGAGACAGTTGGCAAAGTACATTTGTTGGTGCTATGGTTAGCGGTTTAGTGATTGCGTCATTCATGAGTCCCTTTGATGTTACTGCAACAAGAATTTATAATCAAGGTAAGCTGTGCCTTtaggtatataatatgataaatgacaaAGAATTTGGACGTGtactttaatttacattttttcttcttttttgtgtgtgctaaatatagatataatctttTGAAAAGcagttattttttccattatatggGCTTATGGAATCAAACTGAACCTgagatattttttcttcctttagcaATTATGATCAGTATCTCTGATTCATATGACATCAATACCATCTCactttattttctcccctttgtcACACACTATTTTGAGTTTTCGATTCATGTGAAATTCACACACAGGCCTGGACAAGCATGGCCGTGGGTTGCTCTACAAGGGCATCACGGACTGCATAGTGAAGATCTACAAGACAGAAGGTGTTTGGGGATTCTACAAGGGCTGGTCCGGTATTTACTTCAGGATTGGTCCACACAGCTTCCTCAATCTCATGTTTTGGGATCATCTCCAGAAGCTCTTTCTAAAAGTGAGTCCCATtgatggagaagaaggggaaataagTGCAGAAGAGCAGATAAGTGTAGAGGGCATTGGTACGCAGAGATCTGGTGGGAGCGATATGCAAAAAGTGCACGATCCCTTCTTACCGTCGCTTTCTCTCCACTTTGATACAATAAGAACAGTTCCGAGGGATGTTGTATGTCAGTCAGAAGAGGGGTCAGATGTGTCTCCCATCCATCAGTCACTGGGATAACTGCTTAAGAAGAATGTAGGGCtgtgttttataaaaaagatCAAATCTTTTGATTCTATATGAGTCCAAAGGTTTGGGGAGACGCTTGGTGGCAGATATTTTGGAATCTCATCTGTGAAGCTTTTCCCTCANNNNNNNNNNNNNNNNNNNNNNNNNNNNNNNNNNNNNNNNNNNNNNNNNNNNNNNNNNNNNNNNNNNNNNNNNNNNNNNNNNNNNNNNNNNNNNNNNNNNNNNNNNNNNNNNNNNNNNNNNNNNNNNNNNNNNNNNNGTNNNNNNNNNNNNNNNNNNNNNNNNNNNNNNNNNNNNNNNNNNNNNNNNNNNNNNNNNNNNNNNNNNNNNNNNNNNNNNNNNNNNNNNNNNNNNNNNNNNNNNNNNNNNNNNNNNNNNNNNNTTTTGGNNNNNNNNNNNNNNNNNNNNNNNNNNNNNNNNNNNNNNNNNNNNNNNNNNNNNNNNNNNNNNNNNNNNNNNNNNNNNNNNNNNNNNNNNNNNNNNNNNGTTGCTTGTAGACATGTTAATATATCCTGACAGTTTACCCAGGAccacatgctttttttttttcctaatataacATTATGGGAAATATCAGTGCATGCAGTGTTTACTTATGTAACAATATTATGGAATACTGTGATGAAGAACATTTGCTCATACTATACATTTTAGGCTTTGGGATTATTAACATTTATCATCCttcataattgatatataattgtattcatTAATACCATACATGTCATATATTCTTGCTACCACAGTTCCCTTCTATTTAATCACCTTATTATATCAGCTGTGGTGTTGGACTCTAACTAATTATAAAGTTCCCTGACTAATTATAAAGAATCACTCTTTTACATTCCCTCTCTGCCCTGTAATTAAGGTTGTTAATTCATTACTAGCAACTAACAAGGGAAAATGCTTTCTTTTTCAGTACAGGGAAGAACATGATGCCGATAAGAATGGATCATGACCTTGAAAGTGAGTTTATTGCTGCAGGTAATAGTATAGTAGTTAGAAGTTATTATTAAGATGTCCATGTAGATGTACTGATCTATAACTCTTGCACAGTTAATTGCCTTAGCTAAAATGTTGAACAGCACAAAAAGtgtcatatattttattgttattagttcttTTGTGTAtagaatatttttgtataatagattttattttataggtgtaaataatattgtatattaatttgtttttcacGAAACCCATCTGTTGTGTAGAATTTTTTAATGCAAGGAGAAAAGTTCTCCATCAGAAGTTTTGTATATTCTACTTAAATCATACAAATTTTAGTTATTTTGctattcactttatttttttatttttttatcattgagaTACTGCTCAGGAATATAAGTTCCAGAACATTAATTATCAATTGCAAAGATTTTGATTGCAAATGacatttattattcatcataatttGTCATATAAAGTGCTTGTATAACTTCCTCTACATATAAAAGCAAAGataactgaatatttttttttgctagtcAGTACTTCATGTAGTACTGAAAAGTACAAGATATTAAATGAGGCATCAAGGAACACAGTGGCATGTGACTGAAAATTCAGTAAGCTGATACATTGTATGTTCAAAGAGCcaaattttaatatcaaaatacaGAAATGCAGAAACTTACTTCGGACAGAGCTTGCAAAGTCATTTACAGCAGGGTTTCATTGTACATGTGTATTAAATTGCATTAGaacatattagtatattaatgcTCTTAATGGTAAGGTCCAGCAGCCAATGATATGTAATTGAgcttggtgataatgatgatgaNNNNNNNNNNNNNNNNNNNNNNNNNNNNNNNNNNNNNNNNNNNNNNNNNNNNNNNNNNNNNNNNNNNNNNNNNNNNNNNNNNNNNNNNNGTCCAGTCCAAGTTAGTTACATTAAATAACACTATTGatatttactgtcattattaagtATCAAATGTGTCCTTTTTTTCACAATTATTCATGCGAAAGTAAGGTGTGAATTTATTCAGCTTactggaaataaaaaatgattaaaaacataaGAAATTCTGACTATGAGTTCAttgccttttataaaaaaaatttcaatctaTAATTTTTTCATGAGGATGTCAGAGACACATAGTTAGGAAAAGGAtggaataaacaaataacactTTTTATGTGTCACTGTGTTTCAAGGTGCAACTAATGTAAAAGGGTCCATATATTACATCATTACACAAAGAATATCAGTCacaatgtttataaaaaatgtaGNNNNNNNNNNNNNNNNNNNNNttatgagtaatgattttatttttttcagttttatatagAAAGCATTAAAGTTTAATAGAGAACATATCCTGCACAGTCAGCCATATTGTATTTGTTCcaaagaaaatttgaaattatAGTCCCAGTTATATTAGTAAACAGAAAGGCTTAATTCAGCTAAATATCTTGAATCTGCACTCATTTTACAATTTTTGCAAAGTAAATGAAACCTTTGAGTATGAATGggatatttgttttatatgatcAGAGATGTAAGCACCTCTGAATATAACAGTATGTTGAAAAGGGATTCCACATATTAATTATTGAAATTGTTTTGTTGCTAGGTTCAGAGACCTTTTAAAACACTAGTATACATACTGTTAAATAGTTTATTTTGCATGTAGTCTATGGAAATACCTATATTACTGTTCCCAAATTTAGAGCCggtataatcacatatatacattaaaatcagTTTTATGATTTGTATTAGGAAAACCTTTCAGGTTTTCAGTAGTATTTAAATGTAGTATTATCCAAAATCTTGTTTGCACAATGTAATGTCTAGTAAGTATGAATATTACAAGCAAGATATGTAAATTCAattatgtaatgtaatgataattgtagagGTTTGGTTCCAAGTGTAAGATCACTATTAAAAATAATGTCATATTTTTCTATGTTGCAGGGGATTACATACAtgttaaatactttatttttatttaatgtttgtatgtatgttatgtacgaCCTTGCCTCAGTGAGATTACAATGTAAAAGAGGAAGTTGTGAAATCAGAAGTAGGAGcagtagagaaaaaataatttaaaatgttagAAAGATATATGTTTTAACTATCTTTAttggaaaaaaacagataagCTAAAGTGTATTGCAGCCTTTTTGCCAAATATCTCCACAGAACATTTTTAGTCCATAGGTGTTGTGttagaaaatgtaaaaagaaggTTTGTAAAAGATGTTTTAAAAAGCTAGAGTAATTCAATTTGGTCTTGATGACGTTTTTATAGAGAGATTGTTTTTAGATGAACAAAGGTCAGCTGTAAGAAAATATGGATTTTGAGTGTAAGAGTCTTTACAAATAGGAGCTGCAAGATAGATCCAGTTCACCaataggaagatgaagaaaaagattgCTCAGTATACTGAATTCAGTATTAATAAAATAAGCATGATACTTGGAACCAGAAAAAagcgcatgcatatatacacagtatgtattaACTGTAAGACCAATTATCTTTTAGTAATTGTTGGGTTTCTATTTCCACACTGCACCTCAGTCCACCTCACCAAAAATTGGGCAGTGTTCCAATAGTACTCTTTTGTCCCATATGAAAATGGTACAAGTATTTGTATTTGCCCCACTGTGCNNNNNNNNNNNNNNNNNNNNNNNNNNNNNNNNNNNNNNNNNNNNNNNNNNNNNNNNNNNNNNNNNNNNNNNNNNNNNNNNNNNNNNNNNNNNNNNNNNNNNNNNNNNNNNNNNNNNNNNNNNNNNNNNNNNNNNNNNNNNNNNNNNNNNNNNNNNNNNNNNNNNNNNNNNNNNNNNNNNNNNNNNNNNNNNNNNNNNNNNNNNNNNNNNNNNNNNNNNNNNNNNNNNNNNNNNNNNNNNNNNNNNNNNNNNNNNNNNNNNNNNNNNNNNNNNNNNNNNNNNNNNNNNNNNNNNNNNNNNNNNNNNNNNNNNNNNNNNNNNNNNNNNNNNNNNNNNNNNNNNNNNNNNNNNNNNAATAACAGCAGATGTTCTTATGGCCAGTGGGCTAAGATAGTGTAAGAAGCATTATGTTTACACAAAAGACCAACACAAATATTGCAATAATCAATTAAATGAGCCTAATTcactgtattttttattcttttccttttatgtatAAAGGTATGTAGAAAACTAGTAAACATCGAGGCTGtgtgaaataaaatattgtactattTGAAATCTCTATGNNNNNNNNNNNNNNNNNNNNNNNNNNNNNNNNNNNNNNNNNNNTATATTTCACTACTCACTGTTAAATGCAAAAACTGTTTGTTTTATGTAGGTGTAGAAGACACTATAAGTAACATTTGATATACTGCAAATGTATCTTACTATCATGGTCACACAGGTCACCTTGCTTGAAAGGTTCTTGCTATATTGTTTACTCAAAATTAGGCTACTTTtgcaaataataacagcaaaagaaCAACAATTAGATCAGGACCATGTTACTCACAAAAGTAAGTGAATTTTCAGACTTGATTAGTGACATATTTTGGATAATAAGCCTCTTTCAACAGGGTCAGCTTACATACTTTTCTGTTACCATGTATAAAGAAAGCATTTTTGGTCCAATACACAAGTGTCTGGCAGATTCTAATTTCATGTTATATTTTATGTGAATATTGCAATCTATATaatggttaaaaaagaaagacaaaccagaaaaaaaatatttaatataaaatcatattatagtAAAGTATATTTGCAACTTATACaggcaaaatataaatatacgatTCATTAATAGGGATTGCTGAAAGCAGCAAATAGTAtgagaaaataagatttttttagaTAACATTCACAATAATGTTTAAATATCAAAAGCAATAATTTCTTTCTCTGTGGATTAATACATCATTTTTCAACATCAGAGaacaatttctttctctctggatTTCTACAACATTTTCTACATCAAgaacatttcttcctttctctctggaTTTATACATCATTTTTCAACattgaaaaaacaaatatttcGTTCTCTCTCAATTTTTACATACAGattttaatttacaatatattttactcCACGGGTTGAATTAGAGGGCGAAGTTCTTCACAATTCTTTACTCTATTGAGATGCCAGTTCACATATCTgcaatttataaacaaaaactaCAATTGTAACGATAATACTACAACGATTGCTaatattatcactagtattacttttgatatcaatattaaggataataaaaacCTCACAATTAGCATTTCAATATTGCCCTCAtaggtattattatcagtactgccCTTATAACATTATTAATCAATCTACAGATCattaatataaagaaaagttGCATAATACATGGAAATGCTACTTACCCAAGAATAATTGTGGAAGTTCCTAAACAGCCCGCAGCTAAGAGGAAGGTCACTCCAGGATAATTGAGAGAAACAAAGATAGGATAAAGCATGTCAAAGATCAGCGACCCCATTAGCAAAGACAGCTGAGCCATTGCTGATACTATCGTCATGACACGACCtacgagagaaaaagaacgatggagatttgtcattgttttttttttttgcatgtgggtTTATAGTTTTTcagtcttgagaaaaaaaaaaaaNNNNNNNNNNNNNNNNNNNNNNNNNNNNNNNNNNNNNNNNNNNNTCAATATTTTATTGCATattgctgttgatttttttcttgatgatCTGGGTTTACTGTGATGTAATTTAGGTGTAGATATatgtcttacttttctttttagatgTACAGTAATATCAGATAATAATTCTTCCAGAAATTAAATCTATTCACAAAAAAGCATTAACTTTATGCTTATATAATTTTAACTTACCTTGTTCCTCTTTATCAACAAGAGAAGAAATGACAGAacgtaaaacaacaaacaaatattgtCCGAAGATATCGAGGAATGGCACtgtgaatatgagaaaaaaatgtatttatattaatctttactgataatattttcttttacaacTGGGAGTAGTTTGGGACATTTTTTTCCGTATTTGAATTATGCTtcaaacagcaaaacaacaaaaagggtagaataattatataattatatcatatatttactacATATTTACTCTTCAAACCCCGACTTCCAAACACAAAAGCTACACTNNNNNNNNNNNNNNNNNNNNNNNNNNNNNNNNNNNNNNNNNNNNNNNNNNNNNNNNNNNNNNNNNNNNNNNNNNNNNNNNNNNNNNNNNNNNNNNNNNNNNNNNNNNNNNTCACTgaccctcttttcccccattctcttcaCCCTCTGCCCCCCTAAatcacccctttctctcctctcatcacacACCTGAAACTCACTCAAATGCTTAAATGTACATGACTGCAGTGTTTCTAGACGTACAGGACAGGAACAGACTGCAGCATATTCAACTCAacccctttctccacctttcccatttccctcccccccacttctttctccctctcctcccttctccctcctccttcatctccctattccctcctccctcctccccattcacaTCCCATTGcctttacccccttttctccaccttttatatctctccattccctttctccttttcgacccttctccccttcacccatactcccttcacccacccctttcccacagtgctccttctcccttcaccctttacCTAACCTCCCATCCCTCATACACTCCCCCACCATTCCCTTCAAACCCCAAACCTCTCCTACCCTCCACcacctcttcacccccacccctcttaccgccccctacccccacctacgaccaccccttcaccctccccccacccactacCACCACCCCTTCAACCCCCCACCTACCACCTCTTCACCCCCCACCTACCACTACCCATTCACCTCCACCCACCTACCGATCACCCCATGCGGCCGAAACTCACCCAAATACACGAGTCTCCCCGAGGACGTCGAGCCCAGCAGAAGGAAAGCGGCCACCCTGGACAAGCCGCCAAGTATGCCCAACGAGACATCACTCAGGCCGAAGAACCGCCTCATGGAAGgtagaaagatgaggagagagattcCGTTGACGACATTCTTGATGCCGAGGTAGCGTGAATACTCGGGCAGCGTGAAGCCAAAGCTGTCTTGCATGTAGAGATAGAGGAGGTCGAATtcagctgggggggagggggagaatgagttAAGAATGAGTTATTCATGGCGAGTGGGgggtgggtaggtgggagggggggagatgagttAAAGAGTGGAATGCTGATGATGGAGGGTGGATGGGAGGCAGTGGGGGGGGTAAAGTAGGAATTAGTACAGGATGAAATGTATGAATCAAGTTTGGTTTGAGTTTAAATTGAGATGAAACTTTGGTAAGAATAAAGGAGCACGAAGGAAATAAGTAAGGGCGAAGTTAGAATGAATATGAAAGAAGTTAGGATGAGTGAGAATTGAATTAAATTATAGATTATCGAAGTTAATGAAGTTagaatgaggggaaatgaggtttAGAATAATACAGTGAAAGTATAATTAGACTAATTTTGAGGGTGAAGTTTAAACGAGTGGCAATAAAGTTGGAATGAAGTTAGAATGCCTTGGAATGTGGCAAAAAGTTGGTCACAGAGTGAAGAAAGTAAATTTAGAAATTGAGAATAAACATAATGAGCCTAGAACGAGTCTAAATGAAGTAAAGACAAATAATGAATGAAGTTAGACAAATCAACAGTGACAAATATGAACAGAAATGTTGGCATGATCGAGCCTCTCAATAATAGATATGTTATCACCATATACCATGAAAAGCTTTTCTTATCAGCCGATCACTGTTACTATTCtgttattataaaatcatatattttcaaAACAATAATTTTTCTATTACAAACTGAAATTATAATGAAACCAATCTAAGTTTAATGAACTATTAAACACAATAATTAAGCTGTCTATTACTAAATCATCCATGAACTTTCAACAagactttttcttattatctcgtTTCACAATCTAATGATATCagaaaccctccccctccccctccccccgtaaaCCATTGCTCACACGAAAAAAATNNNNNNNNNNNNNNNNNNNNNNNNNNNNNNNNNNNNNNNNNNNNNNNNCTAAGCCAAATTAACAACGGCACAATAAtaatagaggaaagaggaagggaaaaaaaacattcgaaaaaaaaaatcatacaataaaaaaaaaaaacagcagcgttacaaattaataaagaaaatgaaatgataacacaTCAAACAAATcattcaatcaataaaaaaaaaaaaacttagatatTAATAAAACACCAACAATACATCAACAGCACATCAATCAAACAACTCAATcattcactaaaataaaaacatcaatgaGCAACTCACCAGCGAAGACAATTGCAATGAAAAAATCCGCCAACAGCAAAGCCACAATGGCCAACCTCACTCCAGCGGCGCGTCTCCTGAAGGTGGCACTGAAGGCATCGCTCAGGCCTCTGGAGAACACCTTCAACCCTGCAACACACTGGNNNNNNNNNNNNNNNNNNNNNNNNNNNNNNNNNNNNNNNNNNNNNNNNNNNNNNNNNNNNNNNNNNNNNNNNNNNNNNNNNNNNTCGAAGGTAGTACCGCTAATGGCTTCGTAATTAGCGTTATTATNNNNNNNNNNNNNNNNNNNNNNNNNNNNNNNNNNNNNNNNNNNNNNNNNNNNNNNNNNNNNNNNNNNNNNNNNCTCTCTGTTATGCGAATAAGGCTTGGGCGAGTTGGATTTGTGATCTGGCAGCAGCACGATGATGTAGACGATGGCCATAGCGACGACGATCTCGCATCCTGGAATAGGGAAATCGCTCTTATTACTTCCGCGATTTGACACTGTAAACTCGGAtgaaatattagttattattgNNNNNNNNNNNNNNNNNNNNNNNNNNNNNNNNNNGGATTTGGTTTATCTATTGCTTGATCTACCAACgtcgaagaaaaaaacaaggaaaacaatgtaaattttaaatagtCAAAGGCAAAGGATTTAAGTTTAAATAGCAATGAGTTACTTTACCGCATGGCCAGGTATCTATAGTANNNNNNNNNNNNNNNNNNNNNNNNNNNNNNNNNNNNNNNNNNNNNNNNNNNNNNNNNNNNNNNNNNNNNNNNNNNNNNNNNNNNNNNNNNNNNNNNNNNNNNNNNNNNNNNNNNNNNNNNNNNNNNNNNNNNNNNNNNNNNNNNNNNNNNNNNNNNNNNNNNNNNNNNNNNNNNNNNNNNNNNNNNNNNNNNNNNNNNNNNNNNNNNNNNNNNNNNNNNNNNNNNNNNNNNNNNNNNNNNNNNNNNNNNNNNNNNNNNNNNNNNNNNNNNNNNNNNNNNNNNNNNNNNNNNNNNNNNNNNNNNNNNNNNNNNNNNNNNNNNNNNNNNNNNNNNNNNNNNNNNNNNNNNNNNNNNNNNNNNNNCTCATGAACCCAAACCCAAATACCCATGAAAATtagaaggaaaagacaaaaggaagagaATCCGCCAGCCTACCCAGAAAGAGCAGAGAGTGGTACGTCGTGCAGTAGAGAATGAGGAACTGGAGACCCAAGGGACCCACAGCGCTGCCGAGGAACAGCATAGACTCCACGATAGACAATCTATCGGTCCATTCCTCAGCTGCGGATATGCCGACGATGTATGTCGATACCGAGGCCTATAcaggagggaaaatgaaaatgatttagtTGTTATATATAAAGGGCACGCGTGTNNNNNNNNNNNNNNNNNNNNNNNNNNNNNNNNNNNNNNNNNNNNNNNNNNNNNNNNNNNNNN
It contains:
- the LOC119592179 gene encoding uncharacterized protein LOC119592179 (The sequence of the model RefSeq protein was modified relative to this genomic sequence to represent the inferred CDS: added 200 bases not found in genome assembly), with the protein product MYFLAFNRRDDAARMKITVEPIVFMYNIAYTVQLSLQQDFIFARLCNEHYSAQMCDNWWLEKKVEWVEREAVRRVMWMSITTGLVAVFTSQLLGAALDRYSQKLVMLAPFFGSLALSVVCLVVAAVPNASLDLLYIGAAINGAAGGFVVFKASVSTYIVGISAAEEWTDRLSIVESMLFLGSAVGPLGLQFLILYCTTYHSLLFLGCEIVVAMAIVYIIVLLPDHKSNSPKPYSHNRENNNTQRTNNNTNSHSTENNNTQRTNNNANYEAISGSTFDSSASSSSFPSSSSRSSCSSCSSCSSCSSQCVAGLKVFSRGLSDAFSATFRRRAAGVRLAIVALLLADFFIAIVFAAEFDLLYLYMQDSFGFTLPEYSRYLGIKNVVNGISLLIFLPSMRRFFGLSDVSLGILGGLSRVAAFLLLGSTSSGRLVYLVPFLDIFGQYLFVVLRSVISSLVDKEEQGRVMTIVSAMAQLSLLMGSLIFDMLYPIFVSLNYPGVTFLLAAGCLGTSTIILGYVNWHLNRVKNCEELRPLIQPVE